In Candidatus Roseilinea sp., one DNA window encodes the following:
- a CDS encoding phosphotransferase — protein MVEIVANLHMHTPYSDGHCYHREIAAAAARAGLDAIIITDHNVLVCGKDGYVDGVLVLVGEEVHDARRRPQANHCLVYGAEDEVAPFAPNPHQLMHEVTRRGGLTFFAHPIEYGSPLSEDFAAIPWVDWDVHDNTGIELWNYMTEFKARLWNWPAALFGVFFPSLVIRGPFKATLRKWDELLANGRRVVAIGNADAHGTPFQIGPIRKTIFPYDYLFRCVNTHLLIERPLTQDIARDKHMIYDALRAGRCFVAYDLAGCARGFAFTARSSAARATMGEELHRHGATRFEVRCPGTGLITLLHNGRPVARKLGRSLEHTSVAPGAYRVEVRRFFRGWWRGWIYSNPIYVR, from the coding sequence ATGGTGGAGATCGTCGCGAATCTGCACATGCACACACCGTACTCCGATGGGCACTGCTACCACCGAGAAATCGCCGCGGCGGCTGCGCGCGCCGGCTTGGACGCCATCATCATCACCGATCACAACGTCCTGGTGTGCGGCAAAGACGGCTACGTGGATGGCGTATTGGTGTTGGTGGGCGAGGAGGTGCACGACGCGCGACGCCGGCCACAAGCCAATCACTGTCTGGTATATGGCGCCGAGGATGAGGTCGCCCCATTCGCGCCGAATCCGCATCAGTTGATGCACGAGGTCACCCGGCGCGGCGGCCTGACGTTCTTTGCGCACCCCATCGAATACGGCAGCCCGCTGAGCGAAGACTTCGCCGCCATCCCGTGGGTTGACTGGGATGTGCATGACAACACCGGCATCGAACTCTGGAACTACATGACCGAGTTCAAGGCCCGGCTGTGGAACTGGCCGGCGGCGCTGTTCGGCGTCTTCTTCCCCTCGCTGGTGATCCGCGGCCCGTTCAAGGCGACGCTGCGCAAGTGGGATGAGTTGCTGGCCAACGGCCGGCGTGTGGTCGCCATCGGTAACGCCGACGCACACGGCACACCCTTCCAGATCGGCCCCATTCGGAAGACCATCTTTCCATACGACTACTTATTCCGTTGCGTCAATACGCACCTGCTCATCGAGCGGCCGCTGACACAGGACATCGCGCGCGACAAACATATGATCTACGACGCGCTGCGCGCCGGACGCTGCTTCGTCGCCTACGATCTGGCCGGCTGTGCGCGCGGATTCGCATTCACGGCGCGCAGCAGCGCCGCACGCGCGACGATGGGCGAGGAGCTGCATCGGCACGGCGCGACGCGGTTCGAGGTGCGCTGTCCGGGCACCGGCCTCATCACACTGTTGCACAACGGGCGGCCTGTTGCGAGGAAGCTGGGCAGATCGCTGGAACACACCAGCGTCGCGCCGGGTGCCTATCGCGTCGAGGTGCGACGCTTCTTTCGCGGCTGGTGGCGCGGCTGGATTTACAGCAATCCGATCTACGTCCGATGA
- a CDS encoding glutamate synthase gives MDNQGDQPIPCAGSRTTDGKRLSAPLYDARFEHDACGIGFLADLSGRPTHKILDDGLKCLERLAHRGALDADGKSGDGAGVLCSLPNTLINRELERIGQQAHRPGDVAVGMMFLPRDPVANTRVREIVAAELERRELQILMWRTVMHEPNVLGKRALEMLPDIQQVIVERPYSFRTELEFDQQLYLIRRCIENAVEAVGIEDFYICSFSCRTLVYKALVSATQLRRFYIDLNDPDFKVSHVIFHQRYSTNTFPSWDKAQPFRFLCHNGEINTVEGNQNWMRAREPELNSPIWGSEIEHLKPIVDVTSSDTGRLDNVIELLTLGGRDIRHALKMCIPQAWEKDPDLSPAVKGFFRYHASLMEPWDGPASIVFSDGTLIGLALDRNGLRPARYLQTKDGLVYAGSEIGALDVDPERILVNGKLGPGQMICADLRARRLFTNDEILKELATRKPYREWASRQRVRLEEVAQIVIEQPAVNSDALLVKQAQFGWTSEELTLIVKTMFEDGTEPVGSMGDDTPHAVLSPKPRPLFNYFKQRFAEVTNPPIDHLREDQVMSLRVLLGRRGNLLAETEELAHLVRLNSPVLSNEELKALQNLDDPAFRSVVLDATFPVPTLDSPVLALDAEVGSRECALERAVRKLCDDAERAVQFGASILILSDKKAGSQRAVIPALLAVGAVHHHLMRKGLRSRASLVVESGEAREVHHFAVLLGYGASAINPYLALDTAREAVQRGRVRDKSLSESDVVKRYIKAVEKGILKVMSKMGIASVDAYTGAQIFEAVGLAPELIEECFTGTPSRIGGICYSEIEQTVLQWHAHAYRRIENEELSIERGERSAEEGSTSQLSILNAQLKLDHPGFYKERAGGEPHGYSQKAVHALQKAVRLDNIFDYTGETELVTGIARTKVKTFALNGNFQRGYALYKEFANLFEPNGQPIEPRDLMEIRSDRAPISIEEVEPIGSILARFSTAAMSLGALSPEAHETLAVAMTRLGGLSNSGEGGEEARRFMEEGNSGIKQVASGRFGVTPAYLLSAAELQIKMAQGSKPGEGGQIPGHKVTDLIARVRHTVPGVALISPPPHHDIYSIEDLAQLIYDLKQINPNAKVSVKLVAQAGVGTIAAGVVKAMADIVLISGHSGGTGASPLSSIKNAGMPWEIGLAETQQTLLENNLRSRVRLRADGGMRTGRDVIIAALLGADEYSFGTAALIAEGCIMARVCHLNTCPTGVATQKPELRLKFEGKPEHVMAYLLYVAQDVREHLAQMGYRSLDEIIGRSDLIAKRCPASHEPPPVRHREEMLTLRRLSVAPPRGRALRHSEPAPQYPRNALNEMIVQDARTAIDEQWPIKLHYTIRNQDRSIGARLSGEITKKYYDGGLPAGTIEISFRGYAGQSFGAFTTNGMRLHLVGAANDYVGKGMRGGEISIRPFPEVTYVWADNHILGNTALYGATGGALFAAGRAGERFAVRNSGACGVVEGVGEHACEYMTAGVVVVLGTTGRNFAAGMTGGMAFVYDPDGTFVNRCNTELVDVDRLTHPGMKKLVKSLLRRHYELTNSPRARELLTHWEEASLSFRRVLPKDRVAEIEAINEFSDFQQT, from the coding sequence ATGGATAACCAGGGTGATCAGCCTATTCCGTGTGCGGGCTCGCGCACGACCGATGGTAAGCGGCTATCCGCGCCGCTGTATGATGCTCGTTTCGAACACGACGCCTGTGGCATCGGCTTCTTGGCCGACCTATCCGGCCGCCCCACCCACAAAATTCTCGACGACGGCCTGAAATGCCTGGAACGTTTGGCGCATCGCGGCGCGCTGGACGCCGACGGCAAGAGCGGCGACGGCGCCGGCGTGCTGTGCTCGCTCCCTAACACCCTCATCAATCGTGAGCTGGAGCGCATCGGTCAGCAAGCGCACCGCCCCGGCGACGTCGCAGTGGGCATGATGTTCCTGCCGCGTGACCCCGTCGCCAACACTCGTGTGCGCGAGATCGTCGCGGCGGAGTTGGAGCGGCGCGAGCTGCAAATCCTGATGTGGCGCACGGTGATGCACGAGCCGAACGTGCTGGGCAAGCGTGCGCTGGAGATGCTGCCCGACATCCAGCAGGTCATCGTGGAGCGTCCCTATAGCTTCCGCACCGAGCTGGAGTTCGATCAGCAACTCTACCTCATTCGGCGCTGTATCGAAAACGCCGTCGAGGCCGTCGGCATCGAAGACTTCTATATCTGCTCGTTCTCGTGCCGGACGTTGGTATACAAAGCGCTCGTCTCGGCCACACAACTGCGCCGCTTCTACATTGACCTAAACGATCCCGACTTCAAGGTCTCGCACGTCATCTTCCATCAGCGCTACTCCACGAACACCTTCCCGAGTTGGGACAAGGCGCAGCCGTTCCGCTTCCTCTGCCACAACGGCGAGATCAACACGGTGGAAGGCAACCAGAACTGGATGCGCGCGCGCGAGCCGGAACTCAACTCACCGATCTGGGGCAGCGAGATCGAGCACCTCAAGCCCATCGTGGACGTGACCAGCAGCGACACCGGCCGGCTGGACAACGTGATCGAGCTGCTCACGCTGGGTGGGCGCGACATCCGCCACGCGCTCAAGATGTGCATCCCGCAGGCATGGGAGAAAGACCCCGACCTCTCGCCGGCGGTGAAGGGCTTCTTCCGCTACCATGCTTCGCTCATGGAGCCATGGGACGGCCCGGCTTCCATCGTCTTTAGCGACGGCACACTCATCGGCCTGGCGCTCGACCGCAACGGTCTGCGTCCGGCGCGCTACCTGCAAACCAAAGATGGCCTGGTCTATGCCGGCAGCGAAATCGGCGCGTTAGATGTAGATCCGGAGCGCATTCTGGTCAACGGCAAGCTCGGCCCCGGCCAGATGATCTGCGCCGACCTACGCGCGCGCCGGCTGTTCACCAACGACGAAATCCTCAAAGAACTCGCCACGCGCAAGCCCTACCGCGAGTGGGCCTCGCGTCAACGCGTGCGCCTGGAGGAAGTCGCGCAGATCGTGATCGAGCAGCCGGCGGTCAACTCCGATGCGCTGCTCGTCAAGCAGGCGCAGTTTGGTTGGACCAGCGAAGAGCTGACCTTGATCGTCAAGACCATGTTCGAGGACGGCACCGAGCCGGTCGGCTCGATGGGCGACGACACGCCGCACGCCGTGCTCTCCCCCAAGCCGCGGCCGCTGTTCAACTACTTTAAGCAGCGCTTCGCCGAGGTCACTAACCCGCCGATTGACCACCTGCGCGAAGACCAGGTGATGAGCCTGCGCGTGCTGCTGGGCCGGCGCGGTAACCTGCTGGCCGAGACCGAGGAGCTGGCCCACCTCGTCCGCCTGAACAGCCCGGTGCTCTCCAACGAGGAACTCAAGGCGCTCCAGAATCTCGACGATCCGGCGTTCCGGTCGGTTGTGCTGGATGCGACTTTTCCTGTGCCGACGCTCGACTCCCCTGTTCTCGCTCTCGACGCGGAAGTTGGGAGTCGGGAGTGTGCGCTGGAGCGTGCGGTGCGCAAGCTATGCGACGACGCCGAGCGCGCCGTGCAGTTCGGGGCCAGCATCCTGATCCTGAGCGACAAGAAAGCCGGCTCGCAGCGCGCGGTGATTCCGGCGCTGCTGGCCGTCGGCGCGGTGCATCATCACCTCATGCGCAAAGGGCTGCGCAGCCGGGCCAGCCTGGTCGTAGAAAGCGGCGAGGCGCGCGAGGTGCATCACTTTGCCGTGCTGCTCGGCTACGGCGCGAGCGCAATCAACCCCTACCTGGCGCTAGATACGGCGCGCGAGGCCGTTCAGCGCGGCCGCGTGCGCGACAAGTCGCTAAGCGAGAGCGACGTGGTCAAGCGCTACATCAAGGCAGTCGAGAAAGGCATCTTGAAGGTGATGTCTAAGATGGGCATCGCCAGCGTGGACGCCTACACCGGCGCGCAGATCTTCGAGGCGGTCGGCCTGGCGCCGGAGCTGATCGAGGAGTGTTTCACCGGCACCCCGTCGCGCATCGGCGGCATCTGCTACAGCGAGATCGAGCAGACCGTGCTGCAATGGCACGCTCATGCCTATCGGCGGATTGAGAATGAAGAATTGAGCATTGAAAGAGGGGAGCGCAGCGCCGAGGAGGGTTCAACTTCTCAACTTTCAATTCTCAATGCTCAATTGAAGCTGGACCATCCCGGCTTCTACAAAGAGCGCGCCGGCGGCGAGCCGCACGGCTATTCTCAGAAAGCGGTTCATGCCCTTCAGAAAGCCGTGCGCCTGGACAACATCTTCGACTACACCGGCGAGACCGAGCTGGTCACCGGCATCGCGCGCACAAAGGTCAAGACCTTCGCGCTCAACGGCAACTTCCAGCGGGGCTATGCGCTGTACAAGGAATTCGCCAACCTGTTCGAGCCGAACGGCCAGCCGATCGAGCCGCGCGACTTGATGGAGATTCGTTCCGATCGCGCCCCGATCTCGATTGAGGAGGTGGAGCCTATCGGCAGCATTCTGGCGCGCTTCAGCACGGCGGCGATGTCGCTCGGCGCCCTCTCGCCGGAGGCGCACGAGACGCTGGCGGTCGCCATGACACGCCTGGGCGGCTTGAGCAACAGCGGCGAGGGCGGCGAGGAAGCGCGACGCTTCATGGAAGAGGGCAACAGCGGCATCAAGCAGGTGGCGTCCGGTCGTTTTGGCGTGACGCCGGCCTATCTGCTCAGCGCCGCCGAGTTGCAGATCAAGATGGCGCAGGGTAGCAAGCCCGGTGAAGGCGGCCAAATCCCCGGCCACAAGGTGACCGATCTCATCGCCCGCGTGCGCCACACCGTGCCCGGCGTGGCGCTGATTTCTCCGCCGCCGCATCATGACATCTACTCGATCGAAGACCTCGCCCAGCTCATCTACGACCTTAAACAGATCAACCCGAACGCCAAGGTGAGCGTCAAACTGGTGGCGCAGGCCGGCGTAGGCACCATTGCCGCCGGCGTGGTCAAGGCGATGGCCGATATCGTGCTGATCAGCGGCCACAGCGGCGGCACCGGCGCATCGCCGCTCAGTTCGATCAAGAACGCCGGCATGCCCTGGGAGATCGGCCTGGCCGAAACGCAGCAGACGCTGCTGGAGAACAACCTGCGTAGCCGCGTCCGCCTGCGCGCCGACGGCGGCATGCGCACCGGGCGCGACGTGATCATCGCGGCCCTGCTGGGTGCAGACGAGTATTCGTTCGGCACCGCCGCGCTCATCGCCGAGGGCTGCATCATGGCGCGGGTGTGCCACCTGAACACCTGCCCGACCGGCGTAGCGACGCAGAAGCCGGAGTTGCGCCTCAAGTTCGAGGGCAAGCCGGAGCACGTGATGGCGTATCTGCTCTACGTTGCGCAGGACGTGCGCGAGCACCTGGCGCAGATGGGCTATCGCTCGCTCGATGAGATCATCGGCCGCTCCGACCTCATCGCCAAGCGTTGCCCCGCATCGCACGAACCACCGCCGGTGCGCCATCGCGAGGAGATGCTCACCTTGCGCCGCCTCAGCGTCGCACCACCGAGAGGGCGTGCGTTGCGCCACAGCGAACCGGCGCCGCAGTATCCGCGCAATGCGCTGAACGAGATGATCGTGCAGGACGCACGCACCGCCATTGATGAGCAATGGCCGATCAAGCTGCACTACACCATCCGCAACCAAGACCGCAGCATCGGGGCGCGCTTGAGCGGCGAGATCACGAAGAAATACTACGACGGCGGCTTGCCGGCCGGCACCATTGAGATCAGCTTCCGCGGCTATGCCGGCCAGAGCTTCGGCGCATTCACCACCAACGGCATGCGCCTACACCTGGTCGGCGCAGCCAACGACTACGTCGGCAAGGGCATGCGCGGCGGCGAAATCTCCATCCGCCCCTTCCCAGAGGTGACCTACGTGTGGGCCGACAACCACATCCTGGGCAACACGGCGCTCTACGGCGCGACCGGTGGAGCGCTGTTCGCCGCCGGGCGCGCTGGCGAGCGTTTCGCCGTGCGCAATAGCGGCGCGTGTGGCGTGGTGGAGGGCGTAGGCGAGCACGCATGCGAATACATGACCGCCGGTGTCGTGGTGGTGCTGGGAACGACCGGCCGCAACTTCGCCGCCGGCATGACCGGCGGCATGGCCTTCGTGTATGACCCCGATGGCACGTTCGTGAACCGCTGCAACACCGAGCTGGTAGATGTGGATCGCCTGACGCACCCCGGCATGAAGAAGCTGGTGAAGAGCCTGCTGCGCCGGCATTACGAGCTGACCAACAGTCCGCGCGCCCGCGAACTGCTGACCCACTGGGAAGAGGCGTCGCTGTCGTTCCGGCGCGTGCTTCCCAAGGATCGCGTCGCCGAAATCGAGGCCATCAACGAGTTCTCGGATTTCCAGCAGACGTAG
- a CDS encoding syringomycin biosynthesis enzyme: MNTTPVRPDLAGIRAQYDRDGYVIVRNVIDADLVEEARQHIEWLMARNPGVRPEQLHHYLMTHDAFWVRLISDDRLLDVAEQFVGPNIALFASHYIAKRPYDGQAVLWHQDGSYWPLVPMEVVTLWLALDDSTPENGCMRVIPGTQHLELKGVQRRTDVDNVLNSGIDESLVDESKAVDVILAPGDVSIHHPNVIHGSNANTSPRWRRGLTIRYIPTSTQIICDGQWPSAFLLRGKAVAGVNSYLPFPKYSPETSMPFRGCEQWR; encoded by the coding sequence ATGAACACGACACCAGTTCGTCCCGATCTCGCAGGCATCCGCGCGCAGTATGACCGCGACGGCTATGTGATCGTGCGCAACGTGATTGATGCCGACCTGGTGGAGGAAGCCCGCCAACACATCGAATGGCTGATGGCGCGCAACCCCGGCGTGCGGCCAGAACAACTGCACCACTATCTGATGACCCACGACGCCTTTTGGGTGCGCTTGATCAGCGACGATCGGCTGCTCGACGTCGCCGAGCAGTTTGTCGGTCCGAACATCGCCCTGTTCGCCTCGCATTACATCGCCAAGCGACCCTACGACGGCCAGGCCGTGTTGTGGCACCAGGACGGCAGCTATTGGCCGCTGGTGCCGATGGAAGTGGTCACGCTCTGGCTGGCGCTAGACGACAGCACGCCGGAGAATGGCTGCATGCGCGTCATCCCTGGCACACAGCACCTTGAACTGAAAGGCGTACAGCGGCGCACCGATGTGGATAACGTGCTCAATTCCGGCATAGACGAGTCGTTGGTGGATGAATCGAAGGCGGTGGACGTCATCCTCGCGCCGGGCGACGTTTCGATCCACCATCCCAATGTCATCCACGGCTCGAACGCGAACACCTCGCCGCGCTGGCGTCGTGGCTTGACCATCCGCTACATTCCGACTAGCACCCAGATCATCTGCGACGGCCAATGGCCCAGCGCCTTCCTGTTGCGCGGCAAAGCGGTGGCCGGTGTGAACAGCTATCTTCCCTTCCCGAAGTACTCGCCCGAGACCAGCATGCCGTTCCGTGGCTGCGAGCAGTGGCGGTGA